One window of Fusarium keratoplasticum isolate Fu6.1 chromosome 2, whole genome shotgun sequence genomic DNA carries:
- a CDS encoding DUF1996 domain-containing protein: protein MKPTGLFRAFFGAALIAQTVAFFRVTCAPWKRERIDSLVSPGAESSHMHTFWGSRKISADTVNGADFQDGCTSCDNQLDKSAYWMPTLYYVKKNVTVPVKVGIFHVYYQGQENNPGLYPEDFALIGGNPKITEDEIREQGGNGIHWHFDESDEVKEKWQFPKKRGTGWLRGNVPFPGWVVKDKALGRYRACNDTVDTGCISVPGMFFAVWYDVGDAEFFTFEDGDYLTLSSGGGHTYHGDFIMGWDKSALWEVSHNTTEFAKIGGEAAYVRSDTCNATAEATTYLWDLDWQTVLAAKNGSLSESVVTGTYDNFLTITDGKSVNATWSGKWGEEGSSVDDGEKALDEASSVSVSSPSTSTSAPSTVASSSGTADLSQTTLSTATISAKAQGIETVSTATLAASSTANAQTTSSSSNNNNKHHSSSKTHFRLHQAKKGCRASPPKERQD, encoded by the exons ATGAAGCCAACCGGCTTGTTCAGGGCCTTCTTTGGCGCTGCCCTCATTGCGCAAACAGTTGCTTTCTTCCGCGTTACCTGCGCACCATGGAAGCGCGAGCGAATCGATTCCCTTGTCAGTCCAGGGGCTGAGAGTTCCCACATGCATACCTTCTGGGGATCTCGCAAGATCTCTGCAGACACGGTCAACGGAGCCGACTTCCAGGATGGATGCACTTCGTGCGATAATCAGCTTGACAAATCTGCCTATTGGATGCCTACTTTGTATTATG TCAAGAAAAATGTCACTGTCCCCGTCAAGGTTGGCATTTTCCACGTGTATTATCAAGGGCAGGAGAACAACCCAGGCCTATACCCCGAAGACTTTGCCCTCATCGGTGGCAACCCCAAGATCACTGAGGATGAAATCCGGGAGCAGGGTGGCAACGGTATTCACTGG CATTTCGACGAGAGCGACGAAGTCAAGGAGAAATGGCAGTTTCCCAAGAAGCGTGGCACGGGGTGGCTTCGAGGCAACGTCCCTTTTCCGGGCTGGGttgtcaaagacaaggcGTTGGGCCGATATCGTGCCTGCAATGACACTGTCGATACGGGGTGCATCAGCGTCCCGGGCATGTTTTTCGCTGTCTGGTATGATGTTGGCGACGCAGAGTTCTTCACGTTTGAAGACGGTGACtacttgaccttgtcaagcGGAGGAG GACATACCTACCACGGCGATTTTATCATGGGCTGGGACAAGTCGGCATTGTGGGAAGTCTCTCACAATACAACCGAGTTCGCCAAGATCGGTGGGGAGGCCGCGTACGTTCGCAGCGACACTTGCAACGCAACGGCCGAGGCCACGACTTACCTTTGGGATCTTGACTGGCAGACTGTCCTGGCAGCAAAGAACGGGTCTCTGAGTGAGTCCGTCGTGACTGGTACGTACGACAACTTTTTGACCATCACGGATGGAAAGAGTGTCAATGCTACATGGAGTGGTAAGtggggagaagagggcagTTCCGTCGACGACGGGGAGAAGGCACTTGACGAAGCATCCTCTGTTTCTGTTTCGTCtccctcaacatcaacgagTGCTCCATCTACTGTGGCATCGTCTAGTGGAACAGCAGACCTCTCCCAGACGACGCTATCGACGGCCACCATCTCCGCCAAGGCCCAAGGAATTGAAACCGTGTCAACAGCTACCCTGGCAGCTTCTTCGACTGCCAATGCGCAGACtacatcctcctcctccaacaacaacaacaaacatCACTCTTCGAGCAAGACACACTTCCGCCTCCACCAGGCGAAGAAGGGTTgcagagcttctcctcccaAAGAGCGCCAAGATTGA